The genomic stretch AGATCTGCAAAGGTTGAGATAAAATACTTTGATTCTATGGTCATCCCTGGAATACGCCCGGCGGAGGCACGCATCCGCTCGATCACGGGTTCAGGGTCCAGGCGTGACATTGAGTTGGCGAGCTGCGCAACATCCATAGTGCCCAGGTCGATCTCATATTCCTGTTTGATTTGGCGCACCATAGCGGGGTTCAGGCGTGCAGAACCAGCTAGCTGCAGCTCAAAATCATCGCTTGTCGGATGCGGTGTCAGGTTCAGCGGCGCCATCAGAATTGGCGCGATAAACCGTTTTTCAGAGGCTTTGGCATCATCGCGCATCGCATGCGATAACCATGATGCGGTGCCCGCCACAAAATACCCGGCATCGAGCCCGTGCCCGGTCGAGAGCTCATAAATTTTGGTGCGCAGGGTACGCGCGGCACGCATCTCATGTCCCAGCAGAGACTTATCGCGAATCAGGGTGGAAAGACGTGTTTTGCGTCCGGCCAACAGCTGCGCAAGCCCGGAAGGGTTAGCGTCACTGAGATTGATGTGTACGTAATCGACCTGGTTGAAGTCGAGCATCGCATCCGGCCCGGTATACACGTCCATCTGCTGCGCCCAGCGTTCAAGACCCCCCGAGGGGTCGAAGGCGGGAGAGCTGGGATCCAGGTATTCCGGCTGGAATTCGGCGCTGCGGGGTTCCTTAGCAGCGGTGTTCTCCAGTGTATCCGGGGTTTCGTTCACAGTGTGCTCGTCCTTGGATGATTCGTGGTGAGTGTGGGGATAATCTTACATAACATCATACGGAGGCTCTAGCTAATTCCCGTGTATCCGATGTGCTTTTCCACGGATCAGGTCGGGGAACGGGCGTTCCTCACGTACCGTTATCATGCCGACCAGAGGCGTATATTTGCGAAAAGTACGAGAAGGGTTACCAGCCCGAAGAAAATCATCGAGGCGATAAAAACCCATCGATAATTGGGGGCGAAGGGTTCCTCAGGAGCCTCGCGCAGTGCCCACCAAAGGAAGAACGCAAGCAGGGCACCGGGCAGGTTCCCTGCAAACACCAGCATCACCAGGGTGTAGAAGGCAATCATGCGTTCGGTGTGTTCATTCTCGCTCGCAGCAAATTTGAGTAGTCCCGCGAATAGAATCGACAGGCACCCGTTCAAAAATGCTACAGCATAAAACGGAATATTGATCGCAGCTTTGAAATCCAAGCCGGAGTTGGCGGCGCCCAACAGAATCCACGCAAAGAGCGCCAGGGGCATGATAATGAGATACCAGAAAAGGTATCGGCGCATTTTCTGCGGATTATTGATAAGTTCGAGGATTGCGATCACGGGCTAGGTCTCCGATGGGTCTGTGTGCTGCCGATCAATAGCTACTGCACCAGCTTGGGCACGTATATCGGCGACGTCGAGTGCCCCGGTTTCGGCGCTAAATTCAGAACTTTCAAGAACCTGCGCTGTTTTGGTGGAGTTGCCGCGCTGTTGGGTTTCAACATGGTCTATATACCGGCGCACAATATAGTCCAAAAGCACTGAGAGCGCCACGAACGAGTGGTAAGGCTTGCGCTGAGTACTCAACTGGGTGGGGGTGGTTTGGTAGTGCAGTGAGTACTCGGCGTAGGAGGACATAAAGTTCACGCCAATAGCGGTAATTGCGATCATGGGGATTTTCCGCAGTGCCAGCATTTTGACGTGTTCGCGCATATTTTCAGTCTGTCCTGAGAAGGAGACAAGAATCACGACATCGTCCTGATTCATAGCGCTCATGGTGCTTTCAAATTCATTGCGTGCAGGAATTACATGGCAGAATTTGCCGCAGACCTGCATAGACTTAGCAAATTCTTGTACCGCGTTTCGTTGCGCGTACCCGGTTCCGAAACAGTAGATTGTGCGCGCCGTATGAAGTTTCCTCAAAAGCCCGGAAAGCTCCATATGTTCCAGGTAATCGTAGGTGCGCAAAATATCTTCGCGGCCGCTTTCGATAAAACGCGGGTTATAGGGTTCCGATTTCGTCAAGGAAGATTTAATGAAGTATTTCAGCTCGGCAAAACCCGAAAAATTGAGCTTCTTGGTGAGCCTAATAATGGAGCTGGTTGAAGTATAGGTCTTGTGCGCGAGGGAGTTGATAGTCGCCTCCGCAACAAATTCTTCGTTTTCAAGCATGAACGCCAAAATATCGCGTTCGGTATCGCTGAACCTGTGTTGGTTCGCGTTCACCACATCTTGTAAATCCACTCAAAAGCTCCTGAATCGAAAACGCGCAATACATAAATATTACAACGTCTTCGATTCAGGAGCTCGGTAGGTTTCCCTAGAAGGTGAATATAACCTTACTCTTTGGTGTTCACCATGGTTTCAAAACGCTCGCGAACCTGCGGAACGTCCATACCCACAATCACCTGGAATGCCTTGCCCTTGCGCACAATACCGAGGGCTCCGGCATCCTTGAAGGCAGCATCCGAAGTATCAACCAGGGATTCATCCGCCACCGAGACACGCAGGCGAGTAGCACAGTTGTTCACCGTGGTGATGTTATCGGCACCGCCAAGCAGTTCGAGGAATCCTGCCGCTCGCGGGGCATACAGATCTGCATCGCCAGCGTCATCTGCGGATGCGGCACCCTTCTTCTCGGCTGCCTTCGCGGCCTTGTATTCGGCTTTCGAGTACAGCTTCGTTTCGCCGCCCTCAGCCTCGCGACCCGGGGTCTTGAAATCGAACTTCAGAATGAGGAATCGGAAGAGCAGGAAGTAGATGACGGTGAAGGACAGACCCACGCCGATCTGCATAAGGTAGGTGGGCCAGTGGTTCTGCCACAGCGGAACCCAGTTGAGGAAGAGGAAGTTATCAAGCAAGCCACCGCCCATGTTGCCTGAGAGGCCAAGCATGTACATGATCGACGCCATCGAAGCCGCCAGCACCGCGTGAACAGCGAACAGCGGGGGTGCCACGAACAGGAAGGTAAACTCCAGCGGCTCGGTAATACCGATCAGCATTGCGGTGAGGGTCACCGGGATCAGCAGGGCGAGAACTTCTTTACGCTTCTCACGGCGTGCCGTGGTGTAGAAGGCGGCAGAGATACCGAGGGGCGCAAAGATCTTCGAGTTACCGTGCAGTGCGAAACCGCCGCCGGGGAAGAGCTCGCGCAGAGGCTTGTCGCTCTTGGCAAATTCGCTGATGTGGGTCGGCCAATCCTTCACGATACCGTTCGGGGTCACAGCGTTACCGAACATGAACGGCGAGTAGATGAAGTGGTGCAGGCCGGTTGGAATCAGGATGCGCTCCAAGAAAGTGTAGATCCACACGCCTAACGCGCCGGAGGCGATGAAGAAGCCCTGCATGCTTGCGATACCATGCTGAGCGTAAGGCCACAGCCACGCGAAGATAAAGGCGATGGGCATCATCAGGAAGAAGCAGATCGCGTAGACGAACTGGGTGCCCTGGAAAATACCGAGGAAGTCGGGCAGCTTCTTATCGAAGTATCGGTTATGGACCCACACCACGATCGCGGAAATGATGATAGCGCCGAAAATACCGGTATCGATCGTCTTAATACCGGCGATAATTTTCAGGCCGGTACCGTAAGAATCCGAGTTATCTAGCGAAATAGAGGTGTTGTAATCCAGCTGGAAGAATCCCGAACCGCCTTGGCCCCAGAAATTCAGCATACCGGCCACCAAATAGTTGAAGGTCAGATAGACCATTCCGGCTTCGAGGACGGCACGAGCGTTTGCGGTCTTTGCGAGCGCAATCGGCAGACCCAGCACGAAAAGGAGCTCTATTTGCCGGAAAACGGTCCATGCGCCGTCAAGCCAAACAGTCCACGCTTGGTACCAGAAGGTATCTTCGTTCGCGAGATCGCCAACAATATTTGGGAGGGTGGCAACGGTGCCGATACCGACCGCTAGGCCAGCGAAGGCGAAAAGAAGCACGGGCGCCAACATGGCGGACCCGAACCTCTGAATTTTTTCCATCATAAGGCTGACGCCCTTTCTGGTTGAGAGTGAGCGGGCGCCTAGGTGTCTGCCGTGTGTTGGCCAGGAATTACCGCGCGATGCGCCCGCGCGTGTGGTGCAATGTTTTATTTAATAGCAATATCATGTCATCTTTTACGGACTAAAACCTCCTTGATCGGGTTTTTTGGCATAGTTTTTCAGAACCCGAAACATGTCCCAGTACCGGGTAAAAGTATTGGTGTTTCCGGTGAGTATTTTGCTGCGTTATTGACCATGCAAATGGTTAGCATATAAAAGTAGTTTTCCACCGACATTTTCACGAAGTGCAGAGGGCGAGAACCGCGTGTTGTCCCCTCACCTTTATATTTCTAGAGACGATGCGTTTTCTTACTCTTAACACTCACAGCTGGTGCGAGCCTCACCAGATCGTTAAAATTCACGAGCTTGCCCGTTTCATTGCCCACCATCGGGTTGATGTTATTGCGTTGCAGGAGGTGAATCAGTACCTGCACTCCCCTATTGTAGATATGCCGCTGGGGTACCAGGGCGGAGCCAGTATTCCTATCCGCGAGGATAATTACGCACTTCTGCTCGTGCGGTTCCTGGCTGATTTAGGGGTTCAGTACGAATGGGCGCTAACCGAAACCCATATTGGATGGGAACGGTATGACGAATGCGTAGCTGTACTTTCTCGTATGCCTATCGAACGCATCGAGCCTATTGTGATGAGCCCGCAGTATGACTACGATCGGGTTGAGCGCAGGTCTTCTCTCGCGGTTCGGGTTGGTACTGATGCGGGTTCCGTGTGGTGTGCAAGCACCCATATGTCGTGGTGGGATTTTCAGGGCGAACCGCTTTTCGCACAGGAGTTTGCGCGGCTTTCGCAGGCTCTCACCGAGTGCGGTCAGGATGCGCCCGTTCTGATGGGCGGCGATTTCAACACGGCGGCGCAGGTGCGTGGCGAAGGGTACGATTTGGCGCTGTCTTCCGGCCTGGTGGACACCCGTGAGATTGCCGAGCGTACCGACGGCGAATTCACCGTACATCGCGAGATTGCCGGGTGGGAAGGGCAAGAGGATGCCAAGCGCATCGACTTCGTGTTTGCCGACCGCGCGGTGAAGGTACTTTCGCATGCGGTGGTATTCCGCGATAATTCTCCTAAGGCGATTTCCGATCACAGTGGCGTGCTGGTAGAGCTTGACGAGTCGAGTTTCGAGCCCACCGCCAGGATGCACCCCGTGCAGCTGCCGTCGCAGGTACAGCCCGGATAGTGCGGCGGCCCTAGGGGTGCCGCAGCTTAGCGCGTTTCCGCCTTCAGATTTTAAATTGATATGTATTCCGTGGAAGGACAGCTCATGAAAACCGAAATTCAATGGTGGCAACAGCCCGTTGTGTACCAGATTTACCCGCGTTCCTTCAACGACTCCAATGGCGACGGCATCGGCGATCTGCCCGGCATCACCGAAAAAATCCCGTACCTGGCGAAGCTGGGTATAGATGTTATCTGGCTTTCCCCGATTTACGCCTCGCCGAATGACGATAATGGCTACGATATTTCGGACTATCGGGCGATTATGACCGAGTTCGGTACGATGGCCGATTTCGACGAACTGCTGGCGACCGCACATGAGCACGGCATCAAACTCATGATGGATTTAGTGGTGAACCACACTTCGGATGAGCACGAATGGTTCCGTCAGGCGCGATCAGCTAAGGATAACCCGTACCGCGACTACTATGTGTGGCGTGACCCTGCCGGGTTCTCCGAAGACGGCACCCCGATTCCGCCGAATAACTGGATTTCCTGTTTCTCACCGTCGGTCTGGGAATGGGACGAGGGCACGCAGCAGTTCTATCTGCACTATTTTTCGGTGAAACAGCCCGACCTCAACTGGGAAAACCCGAAGGTACGTGAAGAGGTCTACGACATTATGCGGTTCTGGCTTGATAAGGGCGTCGACGGCTTCCGCATGGATGTTATCAACCTGATCTCTAAGGATCTTTCCTTCCCAGATGACCCCGCCGTCACCGCAGGAGGGCTAGATAATTCTCTGGCGGTGGCCGCGAACGGTCCGCGTGTGCACGAGTTCCTGCGCGAAATGAACCGCGAGGTACTCAGCAAGTACCCGGTGATGACCGTGGGTGAGACTCCCTGCGTGAGCGTGGAAGATGCCGCCCTGTACACCGGCTTTGACCGCCACGAACTGCAGATGGTGTTCCAGTTCGAGCATATGGATGTGGATGCCAGCGCAGGCGGCGCTACCGGCAAATGGTCGGATACTCGTTTTAACCTGGTGGATTTGAAGAAGGTTCTCAGCCACTGGCAGACGGGGCTGCACGGTCGCGGATGGAATTCGCTGTACTGGAATAACCATGACCAACCGCGCACGGTTTCACGTTTCGGCAATGATTCCCCCGAGTTCCGTGAGGTCAGCGGTAAGATGCTCGGCACGATTCTGCATATGATGCAGGGAACTCCATACATCTATCAGGGTGAAGAGCTGGGGATGACCAATGTTTTCTTCGACTCGGTAGACGACTACAACGACCTTGAAATCCATGATTCCTGGCGTAAATACGTGGTGGAGTCCCAGCGGGTTAGCCCCGAGGATATGCTGCGGTACATCAGTGCTTCGGGCCGAGATAACGCGCGAACACCCATGCAGTGGGATGCGAGCGAAAATGCGGGCTTTACGACCGGTACCCCGTGGCTGAAGGTGAACCCGCGGTACACCGACATTAACGCCGCCGAAGAATTGGCGAACGATGATTCTATTTTCTATCACTACAGCGACCTCATTCACCTGCGCAAAGAGCACCCCATCGTACTCACCGGCGAATACCGTGTGCTCAACCCCGAGGATGAGCAGGTGTACGCCTACCTGCGCGTGAACTCTGCTGAAGATGCTGCCGCATCCGGCGAGCGCGCCCTGCTGGTGGTTGCTAATTTCACCCAAGAAACACTGTCTTTGCCCTATGCAGACGGTCAGCTCGCTTCTTTGGCGCTCAAGAACCCGGGCGTGCTGAAACTTGAGGAGCTTGCGGCCATGGGAGAAGCACCCGAACTGATCAGCTCAAACTACCGGAATGAGCACGGCGAGTTCACGGACGAAGGCACCACTCTGCGACCCTATGAGGCAAAAGTGTATCTGTACCGGTAGGGCGTAGATTGCGCGGCGAGTGGCGCGCTGGCGCATCCTGACTAAAAATTTTACAGACATACCTGCGGCAATGCGGCTTACGGGGTTTCCCACTAAGCCACACGACGCAACCCTTAACGAAAGGCTTCTGATGAGTAGTGAAACCACGACTGAAGAGCGTGCGGTTCCTTCCTACGCCGGGCGGCAGTGGTGGAAGGAGGCGGTGGTCTATCAGGTGTATCCGCGCTCCTTCAACGACTCCAACGGCGACGGTATCGGCGATCTACCCGGTATTACCGAAAAAATCCCGTACCTGGCGAAGCTGGGCATTAACGTTATCTGGCTCTCCCCCGTGTTTGATTCGCCGAACGTGGATAACGGCTACGATATTTCCGACTACTTCGACATTATGAGCGATTTCGGAACAATGGAAGATTTCGATGAGTTGCTGGCGACCGCGCATGAGCACGGCATTAAAATTCTGATGGATTTGGTGGCGAACCATACTTCGGATCAGCATCCGTGGTTTGTGCAGTCTCGTTCCTCAAAGGATAATCCGTACCGCGACTACTACATTTGGAAAGACCCCAACGGATTTGATGAGACCGGCTCCCCGATTCCTCCGAATAACTGGGCTTCCGAATTCGGCGGCTCCGCTT from Rothia dentocariosa ATCC 17931 encodes the following:
- a CDS encoding glycoside hydrolase family 13 protein, producing the protein MKTEIQWWQQPVVYQIYPRSFNDSNGDGIGDLPGITEKIPYLAKLGIDVIWLSPIYASPNDDNGYDISDYRAIMTEFGTMADFDELLATAHEHGIKLMMDLVVNHTSDEHEWFRQARSAKDNPYRDYYVWRDPAGFSEDGTPIPPNNWISCFSPSVWEWDEGTQQFYLHYFSVKQPDLNWENPKVREEVYDIMRFWLDKGVDGFRMDVINLISKDLSFPDDPAVTAGGLDNSLAVAANGPRVHEFLREMNREVLSKYPVMTVGETPCVSVEDAALYTGFDRHELQMVFQFEHMDVDASAGGATGKWSDTRFNLVDLKKVLSHWQTGLHGRGWNSLYWNNHDQPRTVSRFGNDSPEFREVSGKMLGTILHMMQGTPYIYQGEELGMTNVFFDSVDDYNDLEIHDSWRKYVVESQRVSPEDMLRYISASGRDNARTPMQWDASENAGFTTGTPWLKVNPRYTDINAAEELANDDSIFYHYSDLIHLRKEHPIVLTGEYRVLNPEDEQVYAYLRVNSAEDAAASGERALLVVANFTQETLSLPYADGQLASLALKNPGVLKLEELAAMGEAPELISSNYRNEHGEFTDEGTTLRPYEAKVYLYR
- a CDS encoding MurR/RpiR family transcriptional regulator — translated: MDLQDVVNANQHRFSDTERDILAFMLENEEFVAEATINSLAHKTYTSTSSIIRLTKKLNFSGFAELKYFIKSSLTKSEPYNPRFIESGREDILRTYDYLEHMELSGLLRKLHTARTIYCFGTGYAQRNAVQEFAKSMQVCGKFCHVIPARNEFESTMSAMNQDDVVILVSFSGQTENMREHVKMLALRKIPMIAITAIGVNFMSSYAEYSLHYQTTPTQLSTQRKPYHSFVALSVLLDYIVRRYIDHVETQQRGNSTKTAQVLESSEFSAETGALDVADIRAQAGAVAIDRQHTDPSET
- a CDS encoding endonuclease/exonuclease/phosphatase family protein; this translates as MRFLTLNTHSWCEPHQIVKIHELARFIAHHRVDVIALQEVNQYLHSPIVDMPLGYQGGASIPIREDNYALLLVRFLADLGVQYEWALTETHIGWERYDECVAVLSRMPIERIEPIVMSPQYDYDRVERRSSLAVRVGTDAGSVWCASTHMSWWDFQGEPLFAQEFARLSQALTECGQDAPVLMGGDFNTAAQVRGEGYDLALSSGLVDTREIAERTDGEFTVHREIAGWEGQEDAKRIDFVFADRAVKVLSHAVVFRDNSPKAISDHSGVLVELDESSFEPTARMHPVQLPSQVQPG
- a CDS encoding alpha-glucoside-specific PTS transporter subunit IIBC; this translates as MMEKIQRFGSAMLAPVLLFAFAGLAVGIGTVATLPNIVGDLANEDTFWYQAWTVWLDGAWTVFRQIELLFVLGLPIALAKTANARAVLEAGMVYLTFNYLVAGMLNFWGQGGSGFFQLDYNTSISLDNSDSYGTGLKIIAGIKTIDTGIFGAIIISAIVVWVHNRYFDKKLPDFLGIFQGTQFVYAICFFLMMPIAFIFAWLWPYAQHGIASMQGFFIASGALGVWIYTFLERILIPTGLHHFIYSPFMFGNAVTPNGIVKDWPTHISEFAKSDKPLRELFPGGGFALHGNSKIFAPLGISAAFYTTARREKRKEVLALLIPVTLTAMLIGITEPLEFTFLFVAPPLFAVHAVLAASMASIMYMLGLSGNMGGGLLDNFLFLNWVPLWQNHWPTYLMQIGVGLSFTVIYFLLFRFLILKFDFKTPGREAEGGETKLYSKAEYKAAKAAEKKGAASADDAGDADLYAPRAAGFLELLGGADNITTVNNCATRLRVSVADESLVDTSDAAFKDAGALGIVRKGKAFQVIVGMDVPQVRERFETMVNTKE